From the genome of Variovorax sp. RA8, one region includes:
- a CDS encoding efflux RND transporter permease subunit encodes MNLSRPFVERPIATVLLTIGIALAGIVAFFVLPVSPLPQVDYPTISVQASLAGASPSTMASSVATPLERRLGIIPGVNELTSTSSNGSARITLQFDLSRNIDSAAREVQAAINAARADLPATLRSNPTYRKRNPASAPVMILALTSRTRTPGQIYEAVSNIVSQRLSQVEGVGEVEIGGGSLPAVRVELEPFSLNRMGISTEDVRAAIQANNANRPKGAIESGDRRLQIYTPAPGRRAADYRDLVIAWRNNAPVRLGDVARVIDSVENTRTLGLFNGEPAVVILVTQEPGANIIDTVDGIRDLMPELRAQLPQDIDIQIASDRTNSIRASLREIETTLMISIVLVVLVVGLFLRKARATIIPAVATVVSLLGTFGVMHLLGFSLNNLSLMALTVATGFVVDDAIVVLENTARHVEAGMKRMEAALRGAREVGFTVLSISLSLVAVFIPLLFMGGQVGRLFREFAVTLSASVLISLVISLTTTPMLCAMLLRSEAEEPRKKRGRVLTWLSGSFERAWHWTLRVYAHSLDWALASKGVVMVVLLAVIGLNVYLFNAIPKGYFPQQDNGQLNAGIRADQSISSAAVADKLRQAVDIIRKDPAVATVVGFSGGGRAGGGFMYVNLKPLAQRKEKTQAVIDRLRPQLSQLTGLRVFLFPVQDLRMGGRSSNSSYQYTLKSDNLQDLRKWTGRLAERLRQETALTDIDSDDAANGVETFVEVDRDAAARLGVTSSAVDSALYNAYGQRSVATIYDELNQYSVIMEWAPRFQRAPIALKDLYVPSTLNAVTSASGTTTVSTLRANTDTSTGTSTTTSANPASRTSSAGQQIATSTTPMVPLAAFAKLSERAVPSSIDHQDTELASTVSFSLAEGVSIADARRIVAQAEADIAMPVNVRGSFQGTALAAQQSQAQQLFLIFAALVVIYIVLGVLYESLVHPITVLTTLPSAGVGAVLALLIFRMEFSIIALIGVFLLIGIVKKNAILIIDFALEAERARGLSAVEAVREACLLRFRPILMTTLAAALGALPLAVGFGEGAELRQPLGVAIIGGLIASQLLTLLTTPVVYVLLDKLRRRPANEKYLSRNASDPSLSPATSLSLAPSGRGRG; translated from the coding sequence ATGAACCTCTCCCGCCCCTTCGTCGAACGCCCCATCGCCACAGTCCTCCTGACCATCGGCATCGCCCTGGCCGGCATCGTGGCCTTCTTCGTCCTGCCGGTCTCTCCGCTGCCCCAGGTCGACTACCCGACCATCTCCGTCCAGGCGAGCCTGGCCGGAGCCAGCCCCAGCACCATGGCCTCCAGCGTGGCCACGCCGCTGGAGCGCAGGCTGGGCATCATCCCCGGCGTCAACGAGCTGACCTCGACCAGCTCCAACGGCTCGGCGCGCATCACGCTGCAGTTCGACCTCAGCCGCAACATCGACAGCGCCGCGCGCGAGGTGCAGGCGGCCATCAACGCCGCCCGCGCGGACCTGCCGGCCACGCTGCGCAGCAACCCGACCTACCGCAAGCGCAATCCGGCCTCGGCGCCGGTCATGATCCTCGCGCTCACCTCCAGGACGCGCACGCCGGGCCAGATCTACGAGGCGGTGTCCAACATCGTGAGCCAGCGTCTGTCGCAGGTCGAGGGCGTGGGCGAGGTCGAGATCGGCGGCGGCTCGCTGCCGGCCGTGCGAGTGGAGCTGGAGCCGTTCTCGCTCAACCGCATGGGCATCAGCACCGAGGACGTGCGCGCCGCCATTCAGGCCAACAACGCGAACCGGCCCAAGGGTGCGATCGAGAGCGGCGACCGCCGGCTCCAGATCTACACCCCCGCGCCCGGCCGCCGCGCCGCCGACTATCGCGACCTGGTGATCGCCTGGCGCAACAACGCGCCCGTGCGCCTGGGCGACGTGGCCCGCGTGATCGACAGCGTCGAGAACACGCGCACGCTGGGCCTCTTCAACGGCGAGCCGGCGGTGGTGATACTGGTCACGCAGGAGCCGGGCGCCAACATCATCGACACGGTGGACGGCATCCGCGACCTGATGCCCGAGCTGCGCGCGCAGCTGCCGCAGGACATCGACATCCAGATCGCCTCGGACCGCACCAACTCCATCCGCGCCTCGCTGCGCGAGATCGAGACCACGCTGATGATCTCGATCGTGCTGGTGGTGCTGGTGGTGGGCCTGTTCCTGCGCAAGGCGCGCGCCACCATCATCCCGGCGGTGGCGACGGTGGTCTCGCTGCTCGGCACCTTCGGCGTGATGCACCTGCTGGGCTTCAGCCTCAACAACCTGAGCCTGATGGCGCTCACGGTGGCCACCGGCTTCGTGGTGGACGACGCCATCGTGGTGCTGGAGAACACCGCGCGCCATGTCGAGGCCGGCATGAAGCGCATGGAGGCGGCGCTGCGCGGCGCGCGCGAGGTAGGCTTCACCGTGCTGTCGATCAGCCTGTCGCTGGTGGCGGTGTTCATCCCGCTGCTGTTCATGGGCGGGCAGGTGGGGCGGCTGTTCCGCGAGTTCGCCGTGACGCTATCGGCTTCGGTGCTGATCTCGCTGGTGATCTCGCTGACCACCACGCCGATGCTGTGCGCCATGCTGCTGCGCAGCGAAGCGGAGGAGCCGAGAAAGAAGCGCGGGCGCGTGCTGACCTGGCTGAGCGGCAGTTTCGAGCGCGCCTGGCATTGGACGCTGCGCGTCTACGCCCACAGCCTGGACTGGGCGCTGGCCAGCAAGGGCGTCGTGATGGTGGTGCTGCTGGCGGTGATCGGCCTCAACGTGTACCTCTTCAACGCCATTCCCAAGGGCTACTTCCCGCAACAGGACAACGGCCAGCTCAACGCCGGCATCCGCGCCGACCAGAGCATTTCCTCCGCCGCGGTCGCCGACAAGCTGCGCCAGGCGGTGGACATCATCCGCAAGGACCCGGCGGTCGCGACCGTGGTCGGCTTCTCCGGCGGCGGCCGCGCGGGCGGCGGCTTCATGTACGTGAACCTCAAGCCGTTGGCGCAGCGCAAGGAAAAGACGCAGGCCGTCATCGACCGCCTGCGCCCGCAGCTCAGCCAGCTCACCGGCCTGCGCGTGTTCCTGTTCCCGGTGCAGGACCTGCGCATGGGCGGGCGCTCCAGCAACTCCAGCTACCAGTACACGCTGAAGAGCGACAACCTCCAGGACCTGCGCAAGTGGACCGGCAGGCTCGCCGAGCGCCTGCGCCAGGAGACCGCGCTGACCGACATCGACAGCGACGACGCGGCCAATGGCGTCGAGACCTTCGTCGAAGTGGACCGCGACGCCGCGGCGCGCCTGGGCGTGACTTCGAGCGCGGTCGACAGTGCGCTCTACAACGCCTACGGCCAGCGCTCGGTCGCCACCATCTACGACGAGCTCAACCAGTACTCGGTGATCATGGAGTGGGCGCCGCGCTTCCAGCGCGCACCGATCGCGCTGAAGGATCTCTACGTGCCCTCGACGCTCAACGCAGTCACCAGCGCGAGCGGCACGACCACCGTCAGCACGCTGCGGGCCAACACCGACACCTCCACCGGCACCTCGACCACCACCTCGGCCAACCCGGCCTCGCGCACCTCGTCGGCCGGCCAGCAGATCGCGACCAGCACCACGCCGATGGTGCCGCTCGCGGCCTTCGCCAAGCTCAGCGAGCGCGCGGTGCCGAGCTCCATCGACCACCAGGACACCGAGCTTGCGAGCACCGTCTCCTTCAGCCTGGCCGAGGGCGTGAGCATCGCCGACGCCAGGCGCATCGTGGCCCAGGCCGAGGCCGACATCGCGATGCCGGTCAACGTGCGCGGCAGCTTCCAGGGCACCGCGCTGGCGGCGCAGCAGTCGCAGGCGCAGCAGCTGTTCCTGATCTTCGCGGCGCTGGTCGTGATCTACATCGTGCTGGGCGTGCTGTATGAAAGCCTGGTGCATCCCATCACCGTGCTGACCACGCTGCCCTCGGCCGGCGTGGGCGCGGTGCTGGCGCTGCTGATATTCCGCATGGAGTTCTCGATCATTGCGCTGATCGGCGTGTTCCTGCTGATCGGGATCGTCAAGAAGAACGCGATCCTGATCATCGACTTCGCGCTCGAGGCGGAGCGCGCCCGCGGCCTGAGCGCCGTGGAGGCGGTGCGCGAAGCCTGCCTGCTGCGCTTCCGCCCCATCCTGATGACCACGCTAGCCGCGGCGCTGGGCGCCTTGCCGCTGGCGGTCGGTTTCGGCGAAGGCGCCGAGCTGCGCCAGCCGCTGGGCGTGGCCATCATCGGCGGGCTGATCGCGAGCCAGCTGCTGACGCTCCTGACCACGCCCGTGGTCTACGTGCTGCTCGACAAGCTGCGCCGCCGTCCCGCCAACGAGAAGTACCTGAGCCGCAACGCCTCCGATCCTTCCCTGTCTCCCGCCACCTCTCTGTCTCTCGCTCCCTCCGGGAGGGGGCGGGGGTGA
- a CDS encoding efflux RND transporter permease subunit translates to MSPSRPFIERPVATGLLMLAIVLAGLVGFRFLPLAALPQVDYPTIQVQTLYPGASPEVMSRTVTAPLERQFGQMAGLDRMSSVSSNGVSIVTLQFALDQTLDVAEQQVQAAINAGGSLLPADLPAPPVYAKVNPADAPILTLAVSSSTMPLTEVQNLVNTRLAQKISQVAGVGLVSLSGGQRPAVRIQADTNALASVGIGLDTLRTAIAAANANSAKGSFDGPQRAYTINANDQLVAAAEYKNLIVAWKNGAPVRMSDVARVVDGAENTQLGAWAAARAESKDDQDAATRAAPGRPKQAGAPSGGSEDTAVPSVEGELYPAIILNVQRQPGANVIGTVDAIKKQLPELEASLPGALKVEVLSDRTTGIRASVRHVQLELALAVVLVVLVIFLFLHSVRATVIASIAVPISLIGTLGLMYLLGYSLNNLSLMALTIATGFVVDDAIVMIENIARYLEEGDPPFQAALKGATQIGFTIISLTVSLVAVLIPLLFMGDVVGRLFREFAVTLAITILISAVVSLTLVPMMSARWLKPQAEEGGRFGTRVQHFFERVIARYDTWLQWVLRHQPLTLVVAALTLALTVLLYVAIPKGLFPTQDTGQLQARVEAAQDVSYARMAELQKAAANAILADPDVRSLSSVVGVDAANNTALNTGRMLINLRSSRDDQAAVMQRLRERVNAVAGVTLYLQPTQDLTIDAETGPTEFRVALEGVDTAVVNGWAKKLVERLRSTPQVRNATTDAGAQGLAAYVDIDRNTASRLSVTASSVDDALYSAFGQRIVSTIFTETNQYRVILEAQREALASPQGLGNLQLRTGAGTPTPLSSLATVREQLAPLQVTRVAQYPSATVGFDTAPGVALGKSVSAIRAAAREIGLPASVRLNFLGAAGAYERSLTNQLWLILAAVVCVYIVLGVLYESYIHPLTILSTLPSAGVGALLALMVTGNDLGVIGIIGIILLIGIVKKNAIMMIDFAIDAERHEGKSPQEAIHQAALLRFRPILMTTLAALFAALPLMLGWGEGAELRRPLGLSIFGGLVVSQVLTLFTTPVIYLAFDRMGRRFGGKRDAAHA, encoded by the coding sequence ATGAGTCCATCGCGCCCCTTCATCGAGCGGCCGGTGGCGACCGGCCTGCTGATGCTCGCGATCGTGCTCGCCGGCCTGGTGGGCTTCCGCTTCCTGCCGCTGGCGGCCCTGCCGCAGGTGGACTACCCGACCATCCAGGTGCAGACCCTCTACCCGGGCGCCAGCCCCGAGGTGATGAGCCGCACCGTCACAGCGCCGCTGGAGCGCCAGTTCGGCCAGATGGCGGGGCTGGACCGGATGAGCTCGGTGAGCTCGAACGGCGTGTCCATCGTCACCCTGCAGTTCGCACTGGACCAGACGCTGGACGTGGCCGAGCAGCAGGTGCAGGCCGCGATCAACGCCGGCGGCTCCCTGCTGCCGGCCGACCTGCCGGCGCCGCCGGTCTATGCCAAGGTCAACCCGGCCGACGCGCCGATCCTCACGCTGGCCGTCAGCTCCAGCACCATGCCGCTGACGGAGGTGCAGAACCTCGTCAACACCCGCCTCGCGCAGAAGATCAGCCAGGTGGCCGGCGTGGGCCTGGTCTCGCTCTCGGGCGGGCAGCGCCCGGCGGTGCGCATCCAGGCCGACACCAACGCGCTGGCCTCGGTGGGCATCGGGCTGGACACGCTGCGCACCGCCATCGCCGCGGCGAATGCCAACAGCGCCAAGGGCAGCTTCGATGGGCCACAGCGCGCCTACACCATCAATGCCAACGACCAGCTGGTCGCCGCGGCCGAGTACAAGAACCTGATCGTCGCCTGGAAGAACGGCGCGCCGGTGCGCATGAGCGATGTCGCGCGCGTGGTCGATGGGGCCGAGAACACGCAGCTCGGGGCCTGGGCGGCGGCGCGCGCGGAATCGAAGGACGATCAAGACGCGGCAACCCGCGCCGCGCCGGGCCGCCCCAAGCAAGCGGGCGCCCCCTCGGGGGGCAGCGAGGACACGGCAGTGCCGAGCGTGGAGGGCGAGTTGTACCCCGCGATCATCCTCAACGTGCAGCGCCAGCCTGGGGCCAACGTCATCGGCACCGTCGATGCCATCAAGAAGCAACTGCCCGAGCTCGAGGCCTCGTTGCCGGGCGCGCTCAAGGTCGAGGTGCTGAGCGACCGCACCACCGGCATCCGTGCCTCGGTGCGCCACGTCCAGCTCGAGCTGGCCTTGGCCGTGGTGCTGGTGGTCCTGGTGATCTTCCTGTTCCTGCACAGCGTGCGCGCCACGGTCATCGCGAGCATCGCGGTGCCGATCTCGCTGATCGGCACGCTGGGCCTCATGTATCTGCTGGGCTACAGCCTCAACAACCTGAGCCTGATGGCGCTGACCATCGCCACCGGCTTCGTGGTGGACGATGCGATCGTCATGATCGAGAACATCGCGCGCTACCTGGAGGAGGGCGATCCGCCCTTCCAGGCCGCGCTCAAGGGGGCGACGCAGATCGGCTTCACCATCATCTCGCTGACGGTGTCGTTGGTGGCGGTGCTGATCCCGCTGCTCTTCATGGGCGACGTGGTGGGGCGGCTGTTCCGCGAGTTCGCGGTCACGCTGGCGATCACCATCCTGATCTCGGCCGTGGTCTCGCTGACCCTGGTGCCGATGATGTCGGCGCGCTGGCTCAAGCCGCAGGCCGAGGAGGGTGGCCGCTTCGGTACGCGCGTGCAGCATTTCTTCGAGCGCGTGATCGCGCGCTACGACACCTGGCTGCAATGGGTGCTGCGCCACCAGCCCCTGACGCTCGTGGTGGCGGCGCTGACGCTGGCGCTGACGGTGCTGCTCTACGTCGCCATCCCGAAAGGGCTGTTCCCGACGCAGGACACCGGCCAATTGCAGGCGCGGGTCGAGGCGGCGCAGGATGTGTCCTATGCGCGCATGGCCGAGCTGCAGAAGGCCGCGGCCAATGCCATCCTGGCCGACCCCGACGTGCGCAGCCTCAGCTCGGTGGTGGGCGTGGACGCGGCCAACAACACCGCGCTCAACACCGGGCGCATGCTGATCAACCTGCGCTCGAGCCGCGATGACCAGGCCGCCGTCATGCAGCGCCTGCGCGAGCGCGTGAACGCGGTGGCCGGCGTGACGCTCTACCTTCAGCCCACGCAGGACCTGACCATCGATGCCGAGACCGGCCCGACCGAGTTCCGTGTCGCGCTCGAGGGCGTGGACACCGCGGTCGTGAATGGCTGGGCGAAGAAGCTGGTCGAGCGGCTGCGCAGCACGCCGCAGGTGCGCAACGCGACCACCGACGCCGGCGCGCAGGGCCTGGCCGCCTACGTCGACATCGACCGCAACACCGCCTCGCGGCTGTCGGTCACGGCCAGCTCGGTCGACGATGCGCTCTACAGCGCATTCGGCCAGCGCATCGTCTCCACCATCTTCACCGAGACCAACCAGTACCGCGTCATCCTGGAGGCGCAGCGCGAGGCCCTCGCGTCGCCGCAGGGCCTGGGCAACCTGCAGCTGCGCACCGGCGCCGGCACGCCGACGCCGCTGTCCTCGCTGGCCACCGTGCGCGAGCAGCTCGCGCCGCTGCAGGTCACGCGCGTGGCGCAGTACCCGTCCGCGACCGTGGGTTTCGACACCGCGCCCGGCGTCGCGCTGGGCAAGTCGGTCTCGGCGATCCGCGCAGCGGCCAGGGAGATCGGTCTGCCGGCGAGCGTGCGGCTGAATTTCCTGGGCGCGGCGGGCGCTTACGAGAGGTCGCTCACCAACCAGCTGTGGTTGATCCTCGCAGCGGTGGTGTGCGTGTACATCGTGCTGGGCGTGCTCTACGAGAGCTACATCCATCCCCTGACCATCCTGTCCACGTTGCCCTCCGCCGGCGTCGGCGCGCTGCTGGCGCTGATGGTGACGGGCAACGACCTGGGGGTGATCGGGATCATCGGCATCATCCTGCTGATCGGCATCGTGAAGAAGAACGCGATCATGATGATCGACTTCGCGATCGACGCCGAGCGGCATGAAGGGAAGTCGCCGCAGGAGGCGATCCACCAGGCGGCGCTGCTGCGCTTCCGGCCGATCCTGATGACGACGCTGGCGGCGCTGTTCGCGGCGCTGCCATTGATGTTGGGATGGGGCGAAGGCGCGGAGTTGCGGCGGCCGCTGGGGCTGTCGATCTTCGGTGGGCTGGTGGTGAGTCAGGTGCTGACGCTGTTCACGACGCCGGTGATCTATCTGGCCTTTGATCGGATGGGGCGGAGGTTCGGGGGGAAGCGTGATGCTGCGCACGCCTGA
- a CDS encoding efflux transporter outer membrane subunit — MNVPNALLHRPLRCAAVIAMALALGACAVGPSYQQPSTAMTSSWKEASAAEGWLPAAPADALDRGEWWKLFGDPVLDELAARVQVSNQNIAAAVASYTQAQAVVREQRAALFPSVSAGGSATRSGARNTSPSTAASAALRADWAPDVWGRLRQAVGGAQASAQASEADLASARLSAVGELATNYFSLREADAELRLLEVTLEGYQRSLEIARNRYNAGIAAQTDVLQAQTLYVNTQAERVALRRNRDTLEHAIAVLVGAAPADFDLPAADWTPTVPGIPTGVPSTLLQRRPDIAASERAVAVANAQIGIARTAYFPSFSLSGALSSSASRVGDLFNASNTLWSLGLSVAQTVFDAGAIGAQVDQAKAAHEAAVARYRQTVLIAFQDVEDQLTAGASLAQQEGLRREASAAADRSEQQFLNRYRQGQVSYTDVVSAQVLALNARRTVLQLQVSRQSAAVGLIQALGGGWQAGWAGTAASRTSS; from the coding sequence ATGAACGTCCCGAACGCGCTACTTCACCGGCCCCTGCGCTGCGCTGCCGTCATCGCAATGGCACTCGCGCTCGGCGCCTGCGCCGTCGGCCCGAGCTATCAGCAGCCTTCGACGGCCATGACCTCGTCATGGAAGGAAGCGTCCGCCGCTGAAGGCTGGCTCCCGGCCGCCCCGGCCGATGCCCTGGACCGCGGCGAATGGTGGAAGCTCTTCGGCGACCCGGTACTCGACGAGCTGGCCGCCCGCGTGCAGGTCTCCAACCAGAACATCGCAGCCGCGGTGGCCAGCTACACGCAGGCCCAGGCGGTGGTGCGCGAGCAGCGCGCCGCGCTGTTCCCCTCGGTCTCGGCCGGCGGCAGTGCGACGCGGTCCGGCGCGCGCAACACCTCGCCCAGCACCGCCGCCAGCGCCGCACTGCGGGCCGACTGGGCGCCCGACGTCTGGGGCCGGCTGCGCCAGGCGGTCGGTGGCGCCCAGGCCAGCGCCCAGGCCAGCGAGGCCGACCTGGCCTCGGCGCGCTTGTCGGCGGTGGGCGAGCTCGCGACCAACTACTTCTCGCTGCGCGAGGCCGATGCCGAGCTGCGGCTGCTGGAGGTCACGCTGGAGGGCTACCAGCGCAGCCTGGAGATCGCGCGCAACCGCTACAACGCCGGCATCGCGGCCCAGACCGACGTGCTGCAGGCGCAAACGCTCTACGTCAATACGCAGGCCGAGCGCGTGGCGCTGAGGCGCAACCGCGACACGCTGGAACACGCGATCGCCGTGCTGGTCGGCGCTGCGCCCGCCGACTTCGACCTGCCCGCGGCCGACTGGACGCCCACCGTGCCCGGCATTCCGACCGGCGTGCCGTCGACGCTGCTGCAGCGCCGGCCCGACATCGCCGCGTCGGAGCGCGCGGTGGCAGTGGCCAATGCGCAGATCGGCATCGCGCGCACGGCCTACTTTCCGAGCTTCAGCCTGAGCGGCGCGCTCAGCAGCAGCGCGAGCCGCGTGGGCGATCTGTTCAACGCCTCGAACACGTTGTGGTCGCTGGGCCTGTCGGTGGCGCAGACGGTGTTCGATGCCGGCGCCATCGGCGCCCAGGTCGACCAGGCGAAGGCGGCGCACGAGGCGGCGGTGGCGCGCTACCGCCAGACCGTGCTCATCGCCTTCCAGGATGTCGAGGACCAGCTCACCGCGGGCGCGAGCCTGGCGCAGCAGGAAGGCCTGCGGCGCGAGGCCTCGGCGGCGGCGGACCGCAGCGAGCAGCAGTTCCTCAATCGCTACCGGCAAGGGCAGGTGAGCTATACGGATGTGGTGTCGGCGCAGGTCCTGGCGCTCAATGCGCGGCGGACGGTGCTGCAGCTGCAGGTGAGTCGGCAGAGTGCGGCGGTGGGGCTGATCCAGGCGTTGGGTGGGGGGTGGCAGGCGGGGTGGGCAGGGACTGCGGCGTCTCGCACCAGTTCCTGA
- a CDS encoding aspartate/glutamate racemase family protein codes for MTRIALIHALAHSVPPINAAFERDWPEALRMNLLDDSLSADLAREGRGLDAAMHERFQRLAQYAVDTGAQGILFTCSAFGPCIEAVARRHAGMPVLKPNEAMIAEAAAGAGTGKLGLIATFGPTLESMPPEFPAGVELVLALAEGALDALNAGDTGAHDACIAAQARALRDKGCTGIALAQFSMARARAACEAASGLPVLTTVDSAVRALRTRLAGRA; via the coding sequence ATGACCCGTATCGCCCTGATCCACGCGCTCGCCCATTCGGTGCCGCCCATCAATGCAGCCTTCGAGCGCGACTGGCCCGAGGCGCTGCGGATGAACCTGCTCGACGACAGCCTCTCGGCAGACCTGGCGCGCGAAGGGCGCGGGCTGGACGCGGCGATGCACGAGCGCTTCCAGCGGCTGGCGCAGTACGCGGTCGACACCGGCGCGCAGGGCATTCTCTTCACCTGCTCGGCCTTCGGGCCTTGCATCGAGGCGGTGGCGCGGCGGCATGCGGGGATGCCGGTGCTCAAGCCCAACGAGGCGATGATCGCGGAGGCTGCGGCCGGGGCCGGGACTGGCAAGCTCGGGCTGATCGCTACCTTCGGGCCGACGCTCGAATCCATGCCGCCGGAATTTCCGGCCGGCGTCGAGCTGGTGCTCGCGCTGGCCGAAGGCGCACTCGATGCGCTCAACGCGGGCGACACCGGGGCGCACGACGCGTGCATCGCCGCGCAAGCCCGTGCTCTGCGCGACAAGGGGTGCACCGGCATCGCGCTCGCCCAGTTCAGCATGGCGCGCGCCCGCGCAGCCTGCGAGGCCGCCTCGGGCCTGCCGGTGCTGACCACGGTCGACAGCGCGGTGAGAGCGCTGCGCACGCGCCTGGCAGGGCGCGCATAA
- a CDS encoding undecaprenyl-diphosphate phosphatase, with translation MDIVLLAKAAIMGIVEGLTEFLPISSTGHLILAGSLLGFDDDKAKVFDIAIQTGAILAVIIVYWQKIHSTLVALPRQHKAQRLVLNVLIGFLPAVVLGLLFGKLIKAHLFTAIVVASTFIIGGFIILWAEKRPPGSVRVEHVDDMTPWDALKVGLVQCFAMIPGTSRSGATIIGGMLLGLSRKAATDFSFFLAIPTLIGAGAYSLYKERALLSMADLPMFVVGLVFSFASAWLCVRWLLKYISTHSFIPFAWYRIAFGIVVLATAWSGAVVWAD, from the coding sequence GTGGATATCGTTTTGCTGGCCAAGGCCGCCATCATGGGCATCGTCGAGGGACTGACCGAGTTCCTGCCCATCTCGTCGACCGGCCATCTGATCCTCGCCGGTTCGCTGCTGGGCTTCGACGACGACAAGGCCAAGGTCTTCGACATCGCGATCCAGACCGGCGCCATCCTCGCCGTGATCATCGTCTACTGGCAGAAGATCCATTCCACGCTCGTGGCGCTGCCGCGCCAGCACAAGGCACAGCGCCTGGTGCTCAACGTGCTGATCGGCTTCCTGCCGGCGGTGGTGCTCGGGCTTTTGTTCGGCAAGCTGATCAAGGCGCACCTGTTCACCGCGATCGTGGTCGCCAGCACCTTCATCATCGGCGGCTTCATCATCCTCTGGGCCGAGAAGCGTCCGCCCGGCTCGGTGCGCGTCGAGCACGTGGACGACATGACGCCCTGGGACGCGCTCAAGGTCGGCCTGGTGCAGTGCTTCGCGATGATCCCGGGCACCAGCCGCAGCGGCGCCACCATCATCGGCGGCATGCTGCTGGGCCTGTCGCGCAAGGCGGCGACGGACTTCTCTTTCTTCCTCGCCATCCCGACGCTGATCGGCGCGGGTGCCTACAGCCTCTACAAGGAGCGAGCGCTGCTGTCGATGGCGGATCTTCCAATGTTCGTGGTCGGCCTGGTCTTCTCCTTCGCGAGCGCCTGGCTTTGCGTGCGCTGGCTGCTGAAGTACATCAGCACCCACAGCTTCATCCCTTTTGCCTGGTACCGCATCGCCTTCGGCATCGTGGTGCTTGCCACGGCGTGGAGCGGTGCGGTCGTCTGGGCTGACTAG
- a CDS encoding autotransporter domain-containing protein, translating into MCAGKEGHRSGGIARHVRAARESLSGLQAGTDLWTNAHWRAGVYAGQLDGDMQVKGFARGIANLAVGSNDLRSQYLGGYATYTDTSGFYVDGVLQAGRHRYEVKPQTSLRTKGKASSLSASLELGQSFALGEGWQIQPQAQLVHQRLDLDDVDIAGALVQQARDSSWLARVGVRVKGDIATPAGRLQPYARVNLYRASGGNDVTRFTNPAASTAIASSSGNTSTELAAGFTLGLSESTSLYGEVGKLWASGGDTRVKSSIDASVGIKVRW; encoded by the coding sequence GTGTGCGCGGGAAAGGAGGGCCACCGCTCTGGCGGCATTGCCCGCCACGTGCGCGCCGCGCGTGAGTCCCTGAGCGGCCTGCAGGCCGGCACCGATCTCTGGACCAACGCCCACTGGCGCGCCGGCGTCTATGCCGGCCAGCTCGACGGCGACATGCAGGTCAAGGGCTTCGCCCGCGGCATCGCCAACCTCGCCGTCGGCAGCAACGACCTGCGCAGCCAGTACCTAGGCGGCTATGCGACCTATACCGATACCAGCGGCTTCTATGTCGATGGCGTGCTGCAGGCCGGGCGCCATCGCTACGAGGTCAAGCCCCAGACCAGCCTGCGCACCAAGGGCAAGGCCAGCAGCCTGAGCGCCTCGCTGGAGCTCGGGCAGTCCTTCGCGCTCGGCGAGGGCTGGCAGATCCAGCCGCAGGCGCAACTGGTGCACCAGCGCCTGGACCTCGACGACGTGGACATCGCTGGCGCACTCGTGCAGCAGGCGCGCGACAGCAGCTGGCTCGCCCGCGTGGGCGTGCGCGTCAAGGGCGACATCGCCACCCCCGCAGGCCGGCTGCAGCCCTATGCGCGGGTGAACCTGTACCGCGCCTCGGGCGGCAACGATGTCACGCGCTTCACCAACCCGGCGGCCAGCACGGCCATCGCGAGCAGCAGCGGCAATACCTCGACCGAGCTGGCCGCGGGCTTCACGCTGGGGTTGAGCGAATCGACCAGCCTCTATGGCGAAGTGGGCAAGCTGTGGGCCTCGGGCGGAGATACGCGCGTGAAGAGCTCCATCGACGCATCCGTTGGCATCAAGGTGCGCTGGTAG